A single region of the Undibacterium piscinae genome encodes:
- a CDS encoding adenylosuccinate synthase: protein MVQNKIAKNVVVIGTQWGDEGKGKIVDWLTDHAQAVVRFQGGHNAGHTLVIGGQKTALQLIPSGIMRAGTACYIGNGVVLSVPDLLREIDKLQANGVEVASRLKISEACPIILPYHTALDAAREAAKGAAKIGTTGKGIGPAYEDKVARRAIRVADLLNPERFAEKLKENLDFHNFVLTNYFNAPAVDFQKTLDDALANVERIRPMVADVSSALYAAYKNGASLLFEGAQGSLLDVDHGTYPFVTSSNCVAGNAAAGAGVGPNMLHYILGITKAYTTRVGSGPFPSELPTDAGVGKHLASVGHEFGTVTGRARRCGWFDAALLKRSVQINGVSGMCLTKLDVLDGLETLRLCTGYTIDGRAVDIFPVGAEDAARCVPVYEEMPGWSETTVGAKTMDALPLNARNYIKRIEEMVGVPVDMVSTGPDREETIVLRHPFM from the coding sequence ATGGTACAAAATAAAATTGCAAAAAATGTGGTCGTGATTGGTACGCAGTGGGGCGATGAGGGTAAGGGTAAGATCGTCGATTGGCTGACCGACCATGCGCAAGCCGTAGTGCGTTTTCAAGGTGGACATAACGCCGGACATACGCTGGTTATCGGCGGTCAGAAAACTGCTTTGCAATTGATTCCTTCTGGAATTATGCGAGCAGGTACTGCATGCTACATTGGCAATGGCGTTGTATTGTCAGTTCCGGATTTGCTGCGTGAGATCGATAAATTGCAAGCCAATGGTGTCGAAGTTGCATCGCGCCTGAAAATTTCGGAGGCGTGTCCAATTATTCTGCCTTACCATACTGCGCTTGATGCTGCGCGTGAAGCGGCAAAGGGTGCAGCTAAAATTGGTACGACTGGCAAGGGTATTGGTCCTGCATACGAAGATAAAGTTGCGCGTCGCGCGATTCGCGTTGCCGATCTGTTGAATCCTGAGCGTTTTGCAGAAAAACTCAAGGAAAATCTGGATTTCCACAACTTTGTTCTCACTAATTACTTTAATGCGCCGGCGGTTGATTTCCAGAAAACGCTTGATGATGCACTTGCGAATGTAGAACGCATTCGCCCTATGGTTGCTGATGTTTCCAGTGCCCTGTATGCAGCGTATAAAAATGGGGCGAGCTTGTTGTTTGAAGGTGCACAAGGTAGTTTGCTGGACGTCGATCATGGGACGTATCCTTTTGTTACCTCTAGTAATTGCGTAGCCGGTAATGCGGCGGCCGGTGCTGGTGTTGGTCCGAATATGTTGCATTACATTCTGGGAATCACGAAAGCGTATACGACGCGTGTCGGCTCTGGCCCATTTCCATCTGAGTTACCGACCGATGCTGGTGTTGGTAAACATCTGGCGAGTGTAGGGCATGAGTTTGGTACAGTTACCGGACGTGCACGTCGCTGCGGATGGTTTGATGCTGCGTTGTTAAAACGTTCGGTGCAAATTAATGGTGTGTCGGGTATGTGCCTTACCAAACTGGATGTTCTGGATGGCTTGGAAACTCTGCGTTTATGTACTGGCTATACTATTGATGGTCGTGCGGTAGATATTTTCCCAGTAGGGGCGGAAGATGCTGCGCGTTGCGTTCCTGTGTACGAGGAAATGCCGGGATGGAGTGAGACGACTGTCGGTGCTAAGACCATGGATGCCTTACCATTAAATGCGCGTAATTATATTAAGCGCATTGAGGAAATGGTTGGGGTTCCTGTCGATATGGTTTCAACTGGCCCTGACCGTGAAGAGACTATTGTTTTGCGCCACCCGTTTATGTAA
- a CDS encoding phosphoribosyltransferase produces the protein MNTPISTDKDLWVSWDDYHRSVEQLALKVHESGWKFDQVLCLARGGLRPGDIFSRIFDVPLAILSTSSYREESGTLQGALDIGKYISMTKGSLQGRVLVVDDLVDSGITLEKVLHHLRENFPSVTEVKSAVIWCKACSSIRPDYYLDYLDSNPWIHQPFETYDSIRPHQLSAWLKKGEN, from the coding sequence ATGAATACACCTATTTCGACAGACAAAGATCTTTGGGTTTCTTGGGATGATTATCATCGTTCCGTAGAGCAACTTGCATTAAAAGTGCATGAATCTGGCTGGAAATTTGACCAGGTTTTATGCCTGGCGCGTGGCGGTTTACGGCCAGGCGATATTTTTTCCCGCATCTTTGATGTCCCGTTGGCGATTTTGTCGACGAGTTCATACCGGGAAGAGTCGGGGACGCTGCAGGGCGCCTTGGATATAGGTAAGTATATTTCTATGACCAAAGGTAGTTTGCAAGGTCGTGTGTTGGTGGTCGATGATCTGGTTGATTCCGGTATAACCCTGGAAAAAGTTTTGCATCATTTGCGAGAAAATTTCCCTTCGGTTACCGAGGTAAAGTCCGCGGTTATATGGTGTAAGGCCTGTTCTTCGATAAGGCCTGATTACTATCTTGATTATCTGGATAGTAATCCGTGGATACATCAACCGTTTGAAACTTACGATAGTATTCGTCCGCATCAGCTAAGCGCTTGGTTAAAAAAAGGCGAGAACTAA
- the hflC gene encoding protease modulator HflC, whose product MNKFTSSIVAAVLILFALSSTIFVVDQRSHAIVFALGEVKSVISEPGLHFKLPPPFQNVMFLDKRILTIESPEADRFITAEKKNILVDTYVKWHIVEPKLYFVSFGGDEGRARDRMSQIVKAALNDEITKRTVRDVISGERDKVMQAIRSKVTEEARQIGVEIVDVRLKRVDYVEQINNSVYDRMKSERMRVANELRSTGFADSEKIRADADKQRIVILAEAYREAEQTRGVGDAQASQIYAQAFGQNPEFYKFYRSLEAYRSSFKTRNDILLVDPNSEFFKYFKTPGMAGSSSSTGKTK is encoded by the coding sequence TCGATCAGCGCTCTCATGCAATTGTGTTTGCGTTGGGTGAGGTTAAGTCGGTGATCAGTGAGCCGGGTCTTCATTTTAAGTTGCCCCCTCCGTTTCAGAATGTGATGTTTTTGGATAAGAGGATACTCACTATTGAGTCGCCTGAGGCTGATAGATTCATCACTGCCGAAAAGAAAAATATTTTGGTCGACACTTATGTAAAATGGCATATTGTTGAGCCGAAATTGTATTTCGTTAGTTTTGGCGGAGATGAAGGACGGGCTCGTGATCGTATGTCGCAAATTGTTAAGGCGGCTTTGAATGACGAAATTACCAAGCGAACGGTTCGTGACGTAATCTCCGGTGAGCGAGATAAGGTTATGCAAGCGATTCGAAGTAAAGTGACTGAAGAGGCGCGACAAATTGGTGTTGAAATCGTCGATGTCCGATTAAAGCGTGTTGATTACGTAGAGCAAATTAATAACTCTGTTTATGATCGAATGAAGTCCGAGCGTATGCGTGTTGCAAATGAATTGCGGTCTACGGGTTTTGCTGATTCTGAGAAAATCCGGGCAGATGCTGATAAGCAGCGTATCGTTATTCTTGCTGAAGCATATCGTGAAGCTGAGCAGACTCGTGGTGTTGGCGATGCGCAAGCTTCTCAGATTTATGCTCAGGCGTTTGGACAAAATCCTGAATTTTATAAATTTTATCGCAGTCTTGAGGCTTACCGTTCCAGCTTTAAAACAAGAAATGATATTTTGCTTGTGGATCCGAATTCGGAGTTTTTTAAGTATTTTAAAACTCCTGGGATGGCGGGATCCTCAAGTTCAACAGGAAAAACTAAGTAA